Proteins from one Gemmatimonadaceae bacterium genomic window:
- a CDS encoding rhomboid family intramembrane serine protease, protein MTPAVLVLLLANIAVYLLQGMVPALDDAFAFIPGAILTRPWTLVTYMFLHGNLSHIAFNMLALYFFGQRIEARMGSREFLTLYFASGITGALLSMLFSGSPIIGASGGIFGVMLAFAWFWPDERVFLWGVLPVPARVLVIGTTALALFGGFGGSRDGVAHFAHLGGYVGAYLYLKWLDRNRGKFRKLATAPSKVDEQKVEKWRSVDLSGVHEVNRPEVRRILDKIAADGVGKLTAQEKTFLAAFLDVNEVAREGPAS, encoded by the coding sequence GTGACCCCCGCCGTCCTCGTCCTCCTCCTCGCCAACATCGCGGTCTATCTCCTCCAGGGGATGGTCCCCGCGCTCGACGACGCCTTTGCCTTCATCCCCGGCGCGATCCTCACGCGCCCGTGGACGCTGGTGACGTACATGTTCCTCCACGGGAACCTGTCGCACATCGCCTTCAACATGCTGGCGCTCTACTTCTTTGGGCAGCGCATCGAGGCGCGCATGGGGTCGCGCGAGTTCCTCACGCTGTACTTCGCCAGCGGCATCACCGGCGCGCTCCTCTCGATGCTCTTCTCGGGGTCGCCGATCATCGGCGCGTCGGGGGGGATCTTTGGCGTGATGCTCGCCTTTGCCTGGTTCTGGCCTGACGAGCGCGTCTTCCTCTGGGGGGTGCTCCCGGTCCCGGCCAGGGTGCTGGTGATCGGGACGACGGCGCTCGCCCTGTTTGGCGGCTTTGGGGGGAGTCGTGACGGCGTGGCGCACTTCGCGCACCTCGGCGGCTACGTTGGCGCCTACCTCTACCTCAAGTGGCTCGACCGCAACCGCGGGAAGTTCCGCAAACTGGCGACAGCGCCGTCCAAGGTGGACGAGCAGAAGGTGGAGAAGTGGCGCTCGGTCGACCTGTCGGGGGTGCACGAGGTGAATCGCCCCGAGGTGCGCCGCATCCTCGACAAGATCGCGGCCGACGGGGTGGGGAAGCTCACGGCGCAGGAGAAGACGTTCCTCGCCGCGTTCCTCGACGTGAACGAAGTGGCGCGGGAAGGGCCGGCGAGCTGA